A region from the uncultured Macellibacteroides sp. genome encodes:
- the hisH gene encoding imidazole glycerol phosphate synthase subunit HisH gives MNVAIVKYNAGNIYSVAHALKRLGINALATADPNELAAADKVIFPGVGEAFTTMQYLRTHNLDKVICDLNQPVLGICLGMQLMCASSEEGNTDCLGIFDTSVKRFIPQRHEDKVPHMGWNTLSDVKSGLFSDQLADKFVYFVHSYYVPVNEHTIATTEYILPFSAAMHKDNFYATQFHPEKSGSVGEMILQNFLNL, from the coding sequence ATGAACGTTGCTATTGTTAAATATAACGCGGGTAACATCTACTCGGTTGCCCATGCGTTAAAAAGACTGGGTATCAACGCCTTGGCTACGGCAGATCCGAACGAATTAGCTGCGGCCGACAAGGTTATTTTCCCTGGAGTGGGTGAAGCTTTTACTACTATGCAGTATTTGCGGACTCATAACCTGGATAAGGTTATCTGCGATCTTAATCAACCTGTGCTGGGAATTTGTCTGGGTATGCAGTTAATGTGCGCATCATCGGAAGAGGGGAATACGGACTGTCTGGGGATTTTTGATACCTCAGTGAAAAGATTTATTCCACAAAGACATGAAGATAAAGTACCTCATATGGGTTGGAATACACTTTCTGATGTAAAAAGCGGACTATTTTCTGATCAACTAGCCGATAAATTTGTTTACTTTGTACACAGTTACTATGTTCCGGTTAACGAACATACAATAGCTACTACCGAATATATTCTTCCGTTCAGCGCAGCAATGCATAAAGACAATTTTTACGCTACGCAATTTCACCCGGAAAAGAGTGGTTCAGTAGGCGAAATGATTTTGCAGAATTTTCTAAATTTATAA
- the hisA gene encoding 1-(5-phosphoribosyl)-5-[(5-phosphoribosylamino)methylideneamino]imidazole-4-carboxamide isomerase, with product MIELIPAIDIIDGKCVRLTQGDYNSKKIYNEDPVEVAKSFEAHGITRLHVVDLDGARAGRIINYRMLEKIATRTALRIDFGGGLKHEQDLEIAFESGAQMITGGSIAVKDPETFISWINKFGNEKIILGADAKDKQIAVSGWEETTDKDLIPFIEDYYKKGITKVICTDISKDGMLQGPSLELYKEIREALPSLHIIASGGVSSIEDIEQLEQAGIPSVIFGKAIYEGKIQLKDFLRFL from the coding sequence ATGATTGAGCTTATTCCGGCAATCGATATTATTGACGGCAAATGTGTACGACTTACTCAAGGCGACTACAACAGCAAAAAGATTTATAACGAAGATCCGGTAGAGGTTGCCAAGTCGTTTGAGGCACATGGCATAACCCGCTTACATGTAGTTGATCTGGATGGGGCACGTGCCGGGAGAATTATCAATTACCGTATGCTCGAAAAGATTGCAACGCGAACAGCTTTGCGGATTGATTTTGGAGGAGGACTTAAACATGAACAGGATTTGGAGATTGCTTTCGAAAGCGGAGCGCAGATGATTACCGGTGGTAGTATCGCTGTAAAGGATCCGGAAACGTTTATTTCATGGATTAATAAGTTTGGTAACGAAAAAATAATTTTAGGAGCGGATGCGAAAGATAAACAGATAGCAGTAAGTGGCTGGGAAGAAACTACCGACAAGGATTTGATTCCGTTTATCGAAGATTATTACAAAAAAGGAATTACCAAGGTTATCTGCACAGACATTAGTAAAGATGGAATGCTGCAGGGTCCTTCCCTGGAATTGTATAAAGAGATTCGTGAAGCTTTGCCTTCTTTGCATATAATTGCCAGCGGCGGGGTTAGTTCGATTGAAGATATTGAGCAACTTGAACAAGCAGGCATCCCTTCTGTTATTTTTGGGAAAGCGATTTACGAAGGAAAAATTCAGTTGAAGGATTTCCTTCGGTTTCTATAA
- the hisF gene encoding imidazole glycerol phosphate synthase subunit HisF: MLAKRIVPCLDIKDGTTVKGINFVNFRDAGDPVELGAQYSDQGADELVYLDITASHEGRKTFTELVKKVAARISIPFTVGGGINELKDVDRLLSAGADKVSINSAALRNPSLINEIASNFGSQVCVVAIDANMEKNGWLCYLNGGRIPTDRQLVEWAKEAEDRGAGEILFTSMTHDGVKTGYANEALATLANSLHIPIIASGGAGKMEHFRDAFVLGKADAALAASVFHFGEIGIGDLKKYLRDEGINVRI, translated from the coding sequence ATGCTTGCTAAACGTATAGTTCCCTGTCTGGATATAAAGGATGGGACCACGGTTAAAGGAATTAATTTTGTAAACTTCAGGGATGCCGGCGATCCGGTGGAATTGGGGGCACAATATAGCGACCAGGGAGCCGATGAGTTGGTTTACCTGGATATTACGGCTTCTCATGAAGGGCGAAAAACATTTACTGAATTAGTAAAGAAGGTGGCTGCCCGTATTAGTATTCCATTCACTGTTGGGGGTGGTATAAATGAATTGAAAGATGTAGACAGGTTGCTTAGTGCGGGAGCCGATAAAGTTTCGATAAACTCTGCCGCATTGCGTAATCCATCATTAATCAACGAAATTGCTTCCAACTTTGGTAGTCAGGTTTGTGTTGTAGCCATCGATGCCAACATGGAGAAAAATGGCTGGCTATGTTATCTGAATGGAGGTAGAATCCCTACAGACAGACAATTGGTTGAATGGGCTAAAGAGGCCGAAGACAGAGGGGCTGGCGAAATATTATTTACCAGCATGACGCACGACGGTGTAAAAACCGGTTATGCCAATGAGGCACTGGCAACTCTGGCCAATAGTTTACATATTCCCATTATTGCTTCTGGAGGTGCCGGTAAAATGGAACACTTCCGTGATGCGTTTGTTTTGGGGAAAGCAGATGCAGCTCTTGCTGCAAGCGTGTTCCACTTCGGCGAGATTGGCATTGGCGATTTAAAAAAATATCTCCGGGATGAGGGTATTAACGTACGAATATAA
- the hisIE gene encoding bifunctional phosphoribosyl-AMP cyclohydrolase/phosphoribosyl-ATP diphosphatase HisIE, with translation MKIDFEKMGGLIPAIIQDSATSKVLMLGFMNEEAYTKTKETGMVTFFSRTRNTLWTKGETSGHFLKVVSVLIDCDNDTLLIKAIPAGPVCHTGKDTCFGEKNKEDIMFLKFLQDFIEQRRQEMPEGSYTTSLFNKGVNRMAQKVGEEAVETVIEATNGTEDGFIYEASDLVYHLIVLLTSKGLRLEDLAKELKKRHKG, from the coding sequence ATGAAAATTGACTTCGAAAAAATGGGTGGACTGATTCCTGCCATTATACAGGATAGCGCAACGTCCAAGGTTTTGATGCTGGGATTCATGAATGAAGAAGCTTACACCAAAACAAAAGAAACAGGAATGGTCACGTTCTTTAGCCGCACAAGAAATACATTGTGGACAAAAGGAGAAACCAGCGGACATTTTCTGAAGGTTGTTTCGGTTTTGATTGATTGCGACAACGATACTTTGCTTATTAAAGCCATTCCGGCAGGTCCGGTTTGCCATACAGGAAAAGACACCTGTTTTGGAGAGAAAAACAAAGAAGATATTATGTTCCTTAAATTTCTGCAAGATTTTATTGAACAACGCAGACAGGAGATGCCGGAAGGTTCTTATACCACTTCTCTGTTTAACAAGGGAGTAAACCGCATGGCTCAGAAAGTGGGCGAGGAAGCAGTTGAAACTGTTATCGAAGCTACCAACGGAACCGAAGATGGCTTTATTTATGAAGCGTCTGATTTGGTTTATCACCTGATTGTATTACTTACAAGCAAAGGCCTTCGTTTAGAAGATCTGGCAAAGGAATTGAAAAAAAGACATAAAGGATAA
- a CDS encoding ATP-binding cassette domain-containing protein, with product MEDTTLLRLENVDICREENVILHNASFHLKNGEFVYVIGKVGSGKSSLLKSLYCEIPVANGEALLMEYNLCKIKRKEIPFLRRKLGIVFQDFQLLTDRSVIKNLEFVLKATGWKSKELIAERIESVLLQVGMQNKGYKLPHELSGGEQQRIVIARALLNDPKLILADEPTGNLDPETSGQILQLLHDICKKGTTVVMTTHNYTLVRNYPARIVKCENGFLSDLSNEKEGE from the coding sequence ATGGAAGATACAACCCTGTTGAGACTTGAGAACGTTGATATTTGCCGGGAAGAGAATGTTATTCTGCACAATGCGTCATTCCATTTGAAAAATGGAGAGTTTGTATATGTAATCGGCAAAGTTGGTTCCGGTAAAAGTAGTTTATTAAAGTCTTTGTACTGCGAAATTCCGGTTGCCAATGGCGAAGCATTACTGATGGAGTATAATCTGTGCAAAATTAAACGCAAAGAGATTCCTTTTTTACGCAGAAAACTGGGTATAGTCTTTCAGGATTTCCAGTTGCTTACAGATCGTTCGGTAATTAAAAATCTGGAGTTTGTACTTAAAGCTACGGGTTGGAAAAGCAAGGAACTGATTGCCGAACGTATAGAAAGCGTTTTACTGCAAGTTGGTATGCAAAATAAAGGATATAAGCTACCCCACGAACTTTCGGGAGGCGAACAGCAACGTATCGTTATCGCCCGGGCACTTCTAAATGATCCTAAACTGATTCTGGCTGATGAGCCAACAGGTAATCTGGATCCGGAAACAAGCGGCCAGATTTTACAACTTCTGCATGATATTTGTAAAAAAGGAACTACCGTTGTAATGACTACTCACAACTATACGCTGGTACGTAATTATCCGGCCCGCATAGTGAAGTGTGAAAATGGCTTTTTGAGCGATTTGAGCAACGAGAAAGAGGGGGAATAA
- a CDS encoding aspartate kinase → MKVLKFGGTSVGSAQRMKEVAKLICDGDRKIVVLSAMSGTTNSLVEISDYLYKKNPDGANEIINKLALKYFEHIDELYTTEEYKQKATELVKSHFDYIRSFTKDLFTLFEEKVVLAQGELISTGMVNLYLNETGVKSVLLPALDYMRTDKNAEPDPLYIKEKLNKLLEQHPDAELFITQGYICRNAYGEVDNLQRGGSDYSASLVGAAINSEEIQIWTDIDGMHNNDPRVVDKTAPVRNLHFEEAAELAYFGAKILHPTCILPAKLNNIPVRLLNTLQPEAPGTLISNKTENGKIKAVAAKDNIIAIKIKSGRMLLAHGFLRKVFEIFESYQTPIDMVTTSEVGVSVTIDNRKHLEEIVDDLKKYGTVTVDTDMVIVCVVGDMKWNNVGFEANIISSLKDIPVRMISYGGSNYNVSLLVKAEDKKRSLQALSDHLFNNK, encoded by the coding sequence ATGAAAGTTTTAAAGTTTGGCGGTACTTCTGTGGGATCTGCACAGAGAATGAAAGAAGTGGCAAAACTTATTTGCGACGGAGACCGTAAGATTGTGGTATTATCTGCCATGTCTGGTACAACCAACTCGCTAGTTGAAATATCGGATTATCTTTATAAAAAGAATCCGGATGGAGCCAACGAAATCATCAATAAACTTGCTCTTAAATACTTTGAGCATATTGATGAACTTTATACAACTGAAGAATATAAACAGAAGGCAACTGAACTTGTTAAATCTCATTTTGACTATATCCGTTCGTTCACAAAGGATTTGTTTACATTGTTTGAAGAAAAAGTTGTTCTGGCACAGGGCGAACTTATTTCAACAGGCATGGTTAACTTGTACCTGAATGAGACCGGCGTGAAATCGGTATTGCTTCCTGCGCTGGATTACATGCGCACAGATAAAAATGCAGAACCAGACCCCTTGTATATTAAAGAGAAACTGAATAAATTGCTGGAGCAGCACCCTGATGCAGAACTATTTATTACCCAAGGATATATTTGTCGTAATGCATATGGCGAAGTAGACAATTTACAACGTGGTGGAAGCGATTACAGCGCTTCGCTGGTAGGGGCTGCAATCAATTCGGAAGAAATCCAGATATGGACAGATATTGATGGTATGCATAACAACGATCCGCGTGTGGTTGACAAAACTGCGCCGGTACGGAATCTGCATTTTGAAGAAGCAGCAGAACTGGCTTACTTTGGTGCCAAAATTCTTCATCCTACTTGTATTCTTCCTGCTAAACTTAATAATATTCCGGTTCGCTTATTGAATACTTTGCAACCGGAAGCTCCTGGCACATTGATCTCTAATAAGACTGAAAATGGAAAGATTAAAGCTGTTGCCGCCAAAGATAACATTATAGCAATAAAGATAAAGAGTGGCAGAATGTTGCTTGCTCACGGATTCCTTCGTAAGGTATTCGAAATTTTCGAGAGCTACCAGACACCCATCGATATGGTCACAACCTCTGAAGTAGGCGTATCGGTTACCATTGACAACCGGAAGCATCTGGAAGAAATTGTGGATGATCTGAAAAAATACGGTACAGTAACAGTTGATACCGATATGGTGATTGTTTGTGTAGTTGGTGATATGAAGTGGAATAATGTTGGCTTTGAAGCAAACATTATCAGCTCGCTTAAAGATATTCCTGTTCGCATGATCTCTTACGGTGGAAGCAACTATAATGTTTCTCTACTTGTAAAAGCAGAAGACAAAAAGCGATCATTGCAGGCATTGAGTGATCATCTTTTCAATAACAAGTAA
- the lysA gene encoding diaminopimelate decarboxylase, translating to MKGSFPINKLRELETPFYFYNTDLLRETLALVRKEADKYGFHVHYAVKANANPKILTIIRENGLGADCVSGGEIKASLSAGFPAKKIVYAGVGKADWEINLGLDNDIFCFNVESAAELEVINELAAAKNKVASVALRVNPEVDAHTHAYITTGMKENKFGINLSQLDGVLDLFEKFQNVKLIGLHFHIGSQITDLSSFQNLCTRVAEIQENMSHRNIHVDNLNFGGGLGIDYYHPNHLSIPDFEEYFSIFHKHIKLQPGQQVHFEPGRSIVGQCGTLITKVLYVKEGASKNFAIVDAGFTELIRPALYQAYHRIENLTSEEAVEPYDVVGPICESSDSFGKAVDLNKVRRGDLIALRSAGAYGEIMASQYNCRQLPKAYFSDTL from the coding sequence ATGAAAGGGAGTTTTCCAATCAATAAATTAAGGGAGTTAGAAACTCCCTTTTATTTCTATAATACCGATCTTTTAAGAGAAACGCTTGCTCTTGTACGCAAAGAAGCAGACAAGTATGGCTTTCATGTTCACTATGCAGTAAAAGCAAATGCGAATCCTAAGATTCTGACCATAATCCGTGAAAATGGTTTGGGTGCGGACTGTGTGAGCGGTGGTGAAATTAAGGCAAGTCTTTCGGCTGGTTTCCCGGCAAAAAAAATTGTGTATGCCGGTGTTGGTAAAGCCGACTGGGAAATCAACCTTGGTCTTGACAATGACATTTTCTGCTTCAATGTGGAATCGGCAGCAGAACTTGAGGTTATTAACGAACTGGCCGCAGCCAAAAACAAAGTAGCATCAGTGGCGCTTCGTGTTAATCCGGAAGTGGATGCCCATACCCATGCGTATATTACAACGGGTATGAAAGAAAATAAATTCGGAATAAATTTAAGTCAGCTCGACGGCGTTTTGGATTTATTTGAAAAGTTTCAAAACGTTAAACTGATCGGATTACATTTTCATATTGGCTCTCAGATTACAGATTTATCCTCTTTCCAGAACCTTTGTACAAGGGTAGCCGAAATTCAGGAGAATATGTCTCACCGCAATATACATGTCGACAATTTAAATTTTGGTGGAGGTCTTGGAATCGACTACTATCATCCTAACCATTTGTCAATTCCTGATTTCGAAGAGTACTTCTCTATATTTCACAAACATATTAAGCTACAACCGGGACAACAAGTTCACTTTGAACCGGGTCGTTCCATCGTAGGACAATGTGGTACGCTTATAACCAAAGTACTCTACGTAAAGGAAGGTGCAAGCAAAAACTTCGCCATAGTAGATGCCGGATTTACAGAGTTGATTCGCCCAGCATTGTATCAGGCATATCATCGCATTGAAAACCTGACCAGCGAAGAAGCTGTTGAGCCGTATGATGTAGTAGGTCCTATATGTGAATCGTCCGACAGCTTTGGAAAAGCCGTTGACTTAAACAAGGTACGCCGGGGAGATCTTATTGCATTACGTTCGGCCGGAGCTTATGGTGAAATTATGGCCTCGCAGTACAACTGCCGCCAGTTACCCAAGGCATATTTTTCGGATACGTTATAA
- a CDS encoding glycosyltransferase has translation MEQLLIFSDLEIGLIGILVLLFLVQIGYYAGIYAKPLRTAKRLRLLVDDQQKKNFPPVSVIVYAKNESENLKRNLPSLLSQNYPDYEVIVINDGSTDESDEVLKILENDNKHLYHTYIPENVKYLSRKKLALTVGIKAAKHDILLFTEANCFPQSENWVASMAGKFSEGVDLVIGFCAYEDKRGFFHKLAAYDNLMIGIQYIASALIRHPFMGYGRNLAYRRQLFFDHKGYYKSLNLHAGDDDLFVNEAATPQNTRVVFSPDSITRMIAIDQFKVWKEMKVSRAATQKFYHGFSLTFYRIESVSRILFLGTAIIGICWSFIGNPLVAAVAGITWLTRLGVQLSVLHRLSAMLSQKPVTLWIPILEIIQPICSLYVRFYRIFRGKNDYTFRMQR, from the coding sequence ATGGAACAACTGTTAATTTTTAGTGATTTAGAGATTGGACTTATAGGTATACTAGTCCTTTTATTTTTAGTTCAGATAGGCTATTATGCAGGGATTTACGCCAAACCACTGCGAACAGCCAAACGATTAAGATTACTTGTCGATGATCAGCAGAAAAAAAATTTTCCGCCTGTATCTGTAATTGTCTATGCAAAAAATGAATCTGAAAATTTGAAACGAAATCTTCCTTCGTTGCTTTCCCAGAATTATCCCGATTATGAAGTAATTGTTATTAATGACGGTTCAACAGATGAAAGTGATGAAGTTCTGAAAATCCTTGAAAACGACAACAAACATCTTTATCACACCTACATTCCTGAAAACGTAAAATATCTTAGCCGTAAAAAACTGGCGTTGACTGTGGGTATCAAAGCTGCCAAACATGATATTCTACTTTTTACCGAAGCAAACTGCTTTCCTCAAAGTGAGAATTGGGTTGCAAGCATGGCTGGAAAGTTCTCGGAAGGCGTTGATTTGGTTATAGGCTTTTGTGCTTATGAAGACAAACGCGGTTTTTTCCATAAATTAGCTGCTTACGACAATCTTATGATAGGGATTCAGTATATTGCATCTGCATTGATACGGCATCCATTTATGGGATATGGACGTAACCTTGCCTACCGCAGACAGTTGTTTTTCGATCACAAAGGTTATTATAAATCATTGAATCTGCATGCCGGAGATGATGATTTGTTTGTTAATGAAGCTGCCACCCCTCAAAATACCCGCGTGGTATTTAGTCCGGATAGCATTACGCGGATGATAGCTATCGATCAGTTTAAGGTTTGGAAAGAAATGAAGGTTTCACGTGCGGCCACCCAAAAGTTCTATCATGGTTTTTCTCTTACATTCTACCGGATAGAATCAGTAAGCCGAATCTTGTTTTTAGGTACTGCAATCATTGGCATTTGTTGGAGTTTCATTGGTAATCCACTCGTAGCAGCTGTTGCAGGAATTACGTGGCTTACACGCCTTGGCGTCCAGCTATCCGTATTGCACCGGTTGTCGGCTATGCTAAGCCAGAAACCTGTTACTCTTTGGATCCCAATATTGGAAATAATACAACCTATTTGTAGCTTGTATGTACGATTCTATAGAATATTCAGAGGTAAAAACGACTATACGTTTCGGATGCAACGATAA
- a CDS encoding ABC transporter permease yields the protein MNLELFIAKKIHFSKEGDKQVTPPAVRIAMIGIALGLAVMILSVAIVIGFKKEVRNKVIGFGSHIQITNLDSNISYETSPIAVNDTLLSDLSKTAGISHVERFATKPGLLKTDSAFQGIVLKGIGEEYDWTFFRKNLRAGKVFTVTPDKRGTDVIISKYLADRLHLKVGDGFLTYFVQENVRARKFTISGIYETGFLDYDKLFVLTDIKQVQRLSNWEEDQVSGLELQVNDYANLDSISEQLYFTYSEKLDRNGNTYYVRSIKDLNPMIFNWLDVLDINVVIILVLMMAVAGFTMISGLLIIILERTNMIGILKALGHDNQGIRKIFLYISFFLIGKGMVWGNVIGIGLCLIQAKFQPISLDPSIYYLDAVPVDLNILTWVLINIGTLAAAMLMMLGPSYLITKIDPAKSIRFE from the coding sequence ATGAACCTGGAATTATTTATAGCAAAGAAAATTCATTTCAGCAAGGAGGGCGACAAGCAAGTTACCCCCCCTGCTGTTCGTATAGCTATGATAGGAATTGCTTTGGGACTTGCTGTGATGATTCTTTCAGTAGCTATTGTTATCGGTTTTAAAAAAGAAGTGCGCAACAAAGTTATTGGTTTCGGAAGTCATATTCAGATAACCAATCTTGATAGCAATATCTCTTACGAAACAAGTCCAATTGCAGTAAATGACACGCTGCTTTCTGATTTATCCAAAACGGCTGGCATTAGTCATGTTGAAAGATTTGCCACAAAACCAGGGCTGCTTAAGACTGATTCGGCCTTTCAGGGAATTGTCCTTAAAGGAATAGGAGAGGAGTACGACTGGACATTCTTCCGAAAGAATCTTCGTGCGGGTAAAGTCTTTACAGTTACACCCGATAAACGCGGAACCGATGTTATTATTTCTAAATATCTGGCCGATCGTCTTCATTTAAAGGTAGGCGATGGGTTTCTTACCTATTTTGTTCAGGAAAACGTACGTGCCCGCAAATTCACTATCTCGGGAATTTATGAAACCGGATTTTTGGATTATGATAAGTTGTTTGTACTCACTGATATCAAACAGGTGCAACGTCTCAGTAACTGGGAGGAGGATCAGGTAAGCGGGCTTGAATTACAAGTTAATGATTATGCCAATCTCGATTCCATAAGTGAGCAACTTTATTTTACCTATTCCGAAAAACTAGACAGGAACGGCAATACCTATTATGTCAGATCTATAAAGGATTTGAATCCTATGATATTTAACTGGCTTGATGTTCTCGATATTAATGTGGTGATTATCCTTGTTCTTATGATGGCAGTAGCTGGTTTTACTATGATTTCGGGCTTGCTTATTATTATTTTGGAACGAACAAATATGATTGGGATATTAAAGGCTCTCGGACACGATAATCAGGGAATCCGTAAAATATTCCTGTACATTTCTTTTTTCCTAATCGGGAAAGGGATGGTTTGGGGTAATGTAATTGGAATTGGCCTTTGTTTGATTCAGGCAAAGTTCCAGCCTATTTCGCTCGATCCATCGATTTATTATTTAGATGCAGTACCAGTTGACCTGAATATTCTTACATGGGTTCTTATTAACATTGGAACATTGGCCGCAGCAATGCTAATGATGCTCGGTCCGTCTTACCTTATTACAAAAATAGATCCGGCAAAAAGTATACGTTTCGAATAG
- a CDS encoding pyridoxal phosphate-dependent aminotransferase, with product MPNISQRGIDMPASPIRKLVPLANKAKAKGTVVYHLNIGQPDLPTPEVAIEAARHLDRTVLEYSPSEGIRSFREKLVKYYHKFNIEVDVDDIIITTGGSEAVLFSFLACLDPGDEIIVPEPAYANYMAFAISCGAIIKTVPSTIEEGFALPSMEKFEELISPRTKAILICNPNNPTGYLYTQKEMDQIRDLVKKYDLFLFSDEVYREFCYTGAPYISAFHLKGIENNVVLVDSVSKRYSECGLRIGALITKNEQVRSNVMKWCQARLSPPLIGQIVAEASLDTPDSYMLEVYNEYVERRKFLIDGLNRIPGCYSPIPMGAFYTVAKLPVDDADKFCAWCLEEFSYEGQTIFMAPASGFYTTPGLGKNEVRIAYVLKKEDLAKSLIVLAKALEAYPGRVM from the coding sequence ATGCCTAACATTTCACAACGAGGAATCGACATGCCGGCTTCTCCAATCAGAAAGCTCGTTCCGCTTGCCAATAAGGCTAAAGCTAAAGGTACTGTGGTGTATCACCTTAATATCGGTCAGCCCGATTTACCTACACCTGAAGTCGCGATCGAGGCGGCGCGCCACCTGGATCGTACTGTGCTGGAGTATTCTCCCAGTGAAGGCATCCGCAGCTTTCGTGAAAAGCTTGTGAAATATTATCATAAGTTTAATATCGAAGTAGATGTGGATGATATTATAATTACAACCGGAGGTTCGGAAGCTGTGCTTTTTTCTTTTTTGGCTTGTCTGGATCCGGGAGATGAAATTATTGTTCCGGAGCCTGCATATGCCAACTACATGGCTTTTGCAATTTCGTGTGGTGCAATAATTAAAACCGTGCCTTCTACAATTGAAGAAGGTTTTGCCTTGCCTTCCATGGAAAAGTTTGAGGAGCTGATTAGCCCCCGAACCAAAGCTATTCTGATTTGCAACCCCAATAATCCTACTGGCTATCTTTATACTCAAAAAGAGATGGATCAGATTCGTGATTTGGTGAAGAAATATGACTTGTTCCTTTTCTCAGATGAGGTTTACCGTGAGTTCTGTTATACAGGTGCTCCTTATATTTCGGCTTTTCACCTGAAAGGGATCGAAAACAATGTTGTGTTGGTCGACTCCGTTTCCAAACGTTACAGTGAGTGCGGATTGCGTATTGGGGCATTAATAACCAAGAACGAACAGGTGAGATCTAATGTGATGAAATGGTGTCAGGCCCGTCTGAGTCCTCCTTTGATTGGCCAGATCGTTGCGGAAGCATCTCTAGATACCCCAGACTCATATATGTTGGAAGTGTACAATGAATATGTTGAACGACGTAAGTTTTTAATTGACGGACTGAATCGTATTCCAGGTTGCTATTCACCTATTCCAATGGGGGCCTTTTATACTGTGGCTAAACTTCCGGTAGATGATGCTGATAAGTTTTGTGCCTGGTGTTTAGAAGAATTTTCGTACGAAGGTCAAACTATTTTTATGGCTCCTGCATCCGGATTCTATACAACGCCTGGATTAGGTAAAAATGAAGTTCGAATCGCTTATGTTCTCAAGAAGGAAGACTTGGCCAAGTCATTGATCGTTTTGGCCAAAGCTTTGGAAGCCTATCCGGGGCGGGTAATGTAA
- a CDS encoding YitT family protein: protein MKSKFALQASNIKPSDYLLIVIGSFLQALSYVLFLAPYKIVPGGVYGISIVLHYSTKGLIPLLPEGLPIGATALCFNIPLMFLAMKKIGLASGPKTVLTFVLISIFTDSLSYILGEGTLVENDPFIACFYGGMILGMGVTCIFKAQSTSAGTDVLARVLANNSNLRVSDMIIAIDSAVVLIGLIAFQDWAVPLYSWFTIFVFGKIVEMLQTENPSRAVFIVSRKTNEMKDILVNKLGMKGTFLHGKGMYQGEEKEIIFTIAERKDLPRLKNEIKDVDPDAFVSTMHASKDSPLPGR from the coding sequence ATGAAATCTAAGTTCGCTTTACAAGCGTCAAACATCAAGCCATCTGATTATTTGCTTATAGTAATCGGCTCATTTTTACAGGCACTAAGTTATGTGCTTTTTCTTGCTCCATACAAAATAGTACCAGGCGGAGTATATGGTATCTCCATTGTATTACACTATTCAACCAAGGGATTGATTCCTCTTCTTCCAGAAGGATTACCAATCGGAGCAACAGCACTCTGCTTTAATATTCCTTTGATGTTTCTGGCGATGAAAAAAATAGGATTGGCATCGGGCCCTAAAACAGTACTGACGTTTGTTTTGATTTCTATTTTTACCGATTCTTTATCGTATATTTTGGGTGAAGGTACTTTGGTTGAGAACGATCCCTTTATTGCCTGCTTTTATGGAGGGATGATTCTTGGTATGGGAGTAACTTGTATTTTTAAAGCACAAAGTACAAGCGCCGGGACAGATGTTTTGGCCAGGGTGTTGGCTAACAACTCTAACCTGCGTGTAAGTGATATGATTATTGCAATAGATTCTGCGGTTGTATTAATAGGCCTTATAGCTTTTCAGGACTGGGCAGTTCCCTTGTATTCGTGGTTTACTATTTTTGTTTTCGGAAAGATTGTTGAGATGTTGCAAACAGAAAATCCCAGTAGGGCTGTTTTTATCGTATCCCGCAAAACAAATGAGATGAAAGATATACTTGTAAATAAGCTGGGCATGAAAGGTACATTTCTTCATGGTAAAGGTATGTATCAGGGAGAAGAAAAAGAGATTATCTTTACTATAGCCGAGCGAAAAGATCTGCCTCGACTCAAAAACGAGATAAAGGACGTTGATCCGGATGCTTTTGTATCAACAATGCACGCCAGCAAAGATTCTCCGCTGCCCGGCCGATAA